CCTTTTCATTGACCGCTACCTGCTTAAGGGCAGTGGGCGGGACTGCTTTGCCATGAAAGTCAGGGGCATCAGCATGACGGGCGCGGGCATTGAGGATGGTGATATGGTGGTGGCCAAGCGCCAACAATTTGCGGATCCGCGAAATTTGGTCATTGCTCTAAAGGACGGAGAGGTTACTCTAAAGCGTTTCATACCGCAGGACGGCGGGGTGCTCCTTAAGGCGGAAAATCCTCAGGCGCAGTCATATTTTATTCCTCTTAAAGCCGACGATCAGAGGGTCAAAGGCATCATTGGAAAAGTCATCAAAGTCATCAAGGACGTCAAGCCGTGAAACTCCAAGCAAAGACGGAAGCGCCCATTTCCTGGGACACAATCCGGGAAGTCTTTGAACACCTTGAGGGCATAGGTTATTTTGGCAAGGTGGAGATCGCCTTCCAGGGCAAACCGGTCCGGGTCAATTTCAACCGCTCCATGAAGGGAGACGAAGAGCTTAAAAGATT
Above is a genomic segment from Elusimicrobiota bacterium containing:
- the lexA gene encoding repressor LexA, whose protein sequence is MEALTKKQKEVLDYIVQKIEEKGVAPSYREIAKRFRLRSLATVALHVRALIRKGCLAREKWRARGLTPTGYASPTPGSLIPVPLLSGFLPAGPTQELSEEVEKTLFIDRYLLKGSGRDCFAMKVRGISMTGAGIEDGDMVVAKRQQFADPRNLVIALKDGEVTLKRFIPQDGGVLLKAENPQAQSYFIPLKADDQRVKGIIGKVIKVIKDVKP